Genomic segment of Zingiber officinale cultivar Zhangliang chromosome 11B, Zo_v1.1, whole genome shotgun sequence:
TATAACCTAGTTATTTGGCCTATTATGAGACTGAAGTGTAGTTGATATACCTTGATATTTTTAGACTACCAGAGACAATTTTTTTGTTCAATGAAATCTATTTTGAAGATGCATTGTCTAgtgaataaattaaatcaaagcttGAATCGTATAGAAAAACATTAGAAACTAAAGGGTTAAGTAGAATTAAAATTGAAACAGTAAATGTAGCGATAAGAAAAGAATTGACGAAATAGTGAAGGATAATGACGATTCTAAGTCTTGTAAAAGTTTTAGATATCTCGAATAGATCTTGCAATAAGGAGATACTGATAGAGATATCACtaataaaatacaaaaaaatgaTGTAAATGAAGAAGATATTCTGGAGTATTTTGTGATTGTTGTGTACACATAGAGTaagataaaaattttataagaactcATACTCTATGGTCATTGGACTGTTAgaaaataacaaatacaaaattataatataatagAGATTAAATGCTAAGATGAATTTGAtctttttgaaaaagtaaaatagaTAGTACTAATATCCTTCAAAAATCAATGGATGAAAATTATAGGAAATATGTTGAGATAATATGTTTAAAGAGTCAGAAATTTTGAAGTGTTTGACTCAATTAGAATGGAAAGTACAAAGTGTTAAAGGGAGACTCAATAAAACATTAGTTAATAATAGAAAATGGTTTAGTTGATTTGAATATGAATGATGACACAATTGTATATAACTCAATGGAGATATAAGATTCATCTAACTAATGCCAAGTAGTTGGAGTGGACATGGCTTGGTGATGACATTGATTATCTGGTGAACATAAATTCAACGGAAACTGCTCTTTGTCAGTATGAACCTTCTTCTCTTTGTTATTATTCTGAAAATACAACAATTACTCTTAGTTTCATTGTTTTCTTTTAGATCTGGTTGGATGAATGTTCATCACCTTTTTTAGTTTGAGGAGGTAATTTGGCATCTCTTCCTCTTGGGTAAAGGTGTCTCATCTTATCGAGGACTATGAATTTTTTTCTTGATGTGAATATATTGTACTTACCACAGATCAAAGCAGTTGAAGATTTGTATACTACAGAGATGGAACAAAGGAAGGATATTGAAGATATGCTCTCGAAAGAAACAAGAAGAGTAGAAGAAATTATGAAACAGCGAAATGAAATGTTTGAACAACTTTGTAAAACACTTGAGAAAAAGGCAGCATTGGAACAAGAAGTTATTGATGTCAAACACAAGACAAAGGACCTTGAGAAAAAATTATCAGATACTCATTATCTTCTCATCACACTCCAAAGTGAGAATGTTGAGCTACGGAAGGAGAGAGACAATGCAGTAAGAGAAGCCGAAAAGCTACATCATCAGATAGAAGAATTGGAAAGGAGAATCCAAGGTGCAGATATATTCTGTGACTTCTCCTACTCAGAGTTGCAACAGGCAACTAATAACTTTGATGAGTCATATAAGATCAGAGAAGGTGGTTACGGAATTGTCTACAAGGGAACACTTGGGCAGAAAACAGTAGCTATAAAAAAGCTGAATTCTCAAGTCATGCAAGGGCAAAAAGCGTTTCATAAAGAGGTAAATTTTAGCATATTTCAGAATTCATATAAGGGAAATACTATATTTCAGTAAAATTCTGTAGTTGATGTAATTTTCTTTTGCTTGTTGATACAGATTAATGTTCTCAGTAAGCTGAAGCATCCAAACCTTGTCAAGCTATTGGGAGCGTGCCCAGAAGCCTGGGCTCTGGTTTATGATTTTCTTCCCAATGGAAGCTTAGAAGATCGCCTCACTTGCAAAGACAGTTCACCACCTCTAACTTGGCAGATCCGAATTCGTGTTGCTGTGGAAATTTGCTCTGCTCTAAACTTTCTCCATCATAACAAGTGTCTTAGTGTAGTCCATGGAGATCTTACGCCAGCTGTCATTCTTCTTGATGCAAACTTCATCAGCAAACTTGGCGACTATGGTATCTGTAGTCTTGTTCAGTTCAACGAAAGCATGACTCTCTATCGCTGTACTCATGCCATGGGAACTTTTGTATACATGGATCCTGAGTTTCTTGCTTCTGGGGAGATTACACCGCTCTCAGATGTGTATTCTTATGGCATTATTCTTCTGCGCCTTTTGACAGGGAGACCACCATTTGGGATTAACAGAGCAGTGCAGCAAGCATTGGATATGGGGTCCCTTTCTGAAGTCCTTGATGCTTCAGCAGGAGACTGGCCTTACTATGAGGCCGAGCAGCTGGCACACTTGGGTTTGAGGTGCTCAGAGATTACAAGAAAGAGTCGACCTGATGCAGGAGAGGCCTTGAAAATGCTTGAGCCCTTGATGAAGTGTCTCTCATTGCTAGAGTTGCCATGAAGGAGAAGTTCAGATGACAATATTTGCAGTTTGCCTCCAACTGTTGAATGAATCTACTTCAAGATCTTGACAATCAGAGTCATCTGTAATCTATGATTTAGTTGGAAGTCTCTCACCAATCTATGATGCAAGTTGACTTATCTTTGTCCCAAATGTGTCTTATGGTAGAGATATTTTGAGGTGAACAGATCTGGTTTATGAATATAACAAACAAGTGTTAGAAACCCGCACAAGCTATGGGTCCTCTTGTGAATTCAAAGCAGTTACAAGATAGTTATGATTACTTCCCTCAATCAATatatgtttaatctatttttatgcTAACCACCTCCTGCCTATGGTTGTTTGATTCTCATACAGGTCGATATAATGTCAAAAGATCAAATGGGAATAATCAAATCCTAGTCTGAATGTCATCATCAATGGTTGGAGATTAGTGTTTTAATTCTGTATTTTGGTTTATTGAGTATAGGTAGACATTTGAAATGTTACTGATGCGGCGATAAGGAGGAATCCACCTAGCACGGGTCAATGGTCACGGTAGAGGTCAAAATCAAGATGGTCAATGTGACTTAACCGCGTCGCTCGAGCGAGAGGAGGAAACATAGGTTGATCGGCAGGAGAGCGGACCAAGCGGGCCATCCGTCCGGTTCGAGGTATGCCCTTGACAGTGAATAATGAACCgatataataaaagaggaaaaaacAGATACTTAATAAGggaaagagaaataaaagagaacaccccatctatcattaaatgcggagaagccaagacaaagatgtcttctgtctacaaattaatatcattaaacaagAGAATATAAAGAGTCACTAAGATAGGTATATAAAAGAGTATGATAGGTATGAAGAAAGGCAAGATTAATTTCAATCTCTAGTACTTtcactttctcttcttcttttgtttcTAACTTGAGCGGCAGAGGGTCAACGTCAGAGACCCCTTCCCTAGTTTGGTTTTGTTTTACAGAGAGGAATGAGGTCTTCATCTAGTCAACAGAGCCACCACATCCCCGGCTTTCCAGCTTCACGCTTTCGGACATGAACATTTTGGCGCCCTCTGTGGGAACGTCACTTGCATCCGtacgagaagatggaagacacCAAACGAATCACAATGGTTACGGTGacgcaagaggagctcgacacgTTGATACAAGCCCGAGCAGCAAAGATAGTGGAACAATAGCAATAACAGGCGTTGGCCGAGTGTCAAGCGCAAGAGCCCGCAACTTCTGTGGCAGGTCGCTAGGCTGAGCGAGGGGACTGAGCGGAACAACTTTCCATTCGGGAACCAAACAAGAGGTCGATTGGCACCGATGGGGAAGCCCCTGTGCCGGTCCCATTCCACCAAGGCTATTATGGACTCCAGCAGAAGAGAGGGCCCGAGCGGATAGAGATCGGAGATCTTCCTTTGATGAGACACCCGCTgttaaagaaaccttgtaaatggatcgccttgaaattcagcttggggaagggtattgacgccacactcaagcaagatgagaaggtgagtgataagtcatggagttttgatcgccacaagttgccttgataagatcaaaattagttctttgcctaagaacaagaaggaagctctcacaaaagagaaactcaaattttcattcaaacatttggaagcattgtcattaattctttccaacacttggaatgaTCCATCTCCTtttggttgaagctttgatttcctttgggtaggaaaccgttccttcctcatatgaacccacacccaatcaccgggttcaaggaccactctttttctccctttattggctcgatttgcatattgctccattttcttctcaatttgagctttaacttgctcatgaagcttcttcacatattctgcctttgttttgccatccttgtgaactaaagaagaagtgttaggtaaaggaagcaaatcaagaggtgttagtggattgaacccataaacaatctcaaaaggagaaaattgagtagtagaatggaccgccctattataagcaaatttaacatgaggtaaacattcttcccaagacttaatgttcttcttaataattgctctaagaagagtagaaagtgtcctatttaccaccttagtctggccgtcagtttgtgggtggcatgtggtggagaaaagaagctttgttcccagtttgttccataaggtcctccaaaaatgacttaaaaatttggtgtcacgatatgaaacaatgctcctaggcatgccatgaagtcttaccacctctttgaaaaacaaatttgccacatgagttgcatcatccactttatggcaaggtatgaagtgtgccatcttggagaatctatcaactaccacaaaaatggagtccttacctttttgagtacgtggtagcccaaaaacaaaatccatagacaagtcagtccaaggaaaattaggaataggcaaaggagtgtaaagtccatgaggtaatgtcttagattttgcttttctacacacaatgcaccatgcacaaaatttctgcacatcgtgtttcatgtgtggccaatgaaaatgttcaagcagcatttctaaggtcttttgaaccccaaagtgtcccattaaacctccctcatgtgcttccctaactagcaatttacgcatcgatcctctaggcacacaaagtctgttattcttaaacaagtagttgtcatgcctaacaaactcattttgtgatttcttttcacatgcagcatataattgggaaaactcattatcatgtacatacaattccttaatatgttcaaagccaagcaatttagtttcaagtgtagctaacaaattataccttcttgaaagtgcataTGCTACAAaatttacctttccttgcttatgcttaatcacataaggaaattgttcaagaaattcgacccatttggcatgccttttgttgagcttcccttgccctttcaaatacttcaaagattcatgatcactatgaatgacaaattctttaggcaaaagataatgctgccatgTTTGCAATGCTCTAACAAGGGCATACAATTCTAtgtcataagtggaatagttgagggTGGCACCACttaatttctcactaaaatatgcaatgggatgaccatcttgaagtaaaacagcctcaatacccacatgagatgcatcacattcaatttcaaatgatttgaaaaaatcaggtaaagcaagaatgagtgcatgtgtgagtttatccttaagtgtttgaaatgcattttcttgattctctccccatctaaaactcatatttttcttaacaatttcatttaggggtgctgccactgtgctgaaatccttcacaaactttctatagaaacttgccaacccatggaagctcctaacctcactcacagttttaggagttggccaatctctaatggccttaacttttccttcatcaacctgcactcctttagaacttatgacaaaaccaagaaaaaccacatgattagtgcaaaaagaacacttttccaagttagcatatagtttttcctttctaagggcatgcaagacagattggagatgtgcaatatgctcaacaaaactcttggaatataccaaaatatcatcgaagtatactaccacaaattttccaagaaattctcgtaagacatggttcataagcctcataaaagtgcttggtgcattagttaacccaaaaggcattaccaaccattcatacaatccatatttggaagaagcaagcaccatgcaattcatcaagcaaatcatcaagtctagggattggatgtctataccgaattgtgatgttgttgatggctctacagtcagtgcacatcctccatgttccatcctttttaggcaccaaaattacgggtacaacacaaggacttaaactttctctaacccatcatttttgcaataactcctccacttgattttgtatctcctttgtaTCTTAAgggttgctcctataagctggcctattgggcagagaagcgccaggaataaggtctatttggtgttcaattcccctcattggtggcaatccgtgaggtacttccttgggaaacacatcttcaaaatcctgcaaaataacaacaacttcactaggcaaagagttagtattagattccaagcaagtttccttgcacaaaagaagaaatattggttgccttgtcaaataagctttcttcacctcacttactcttgtaaacaaattttctatttttcactctttcttttcctcattctttcttttcttttgaattttgtcctcaaaatcaagtattttcttttgcacacactctttctttttcttatgctctcgctcttctttttctattttctctctcatttttatttgatcctcacaaacctccctaggtgataatggtacaagtgtaactttgcgagaattgtggacaaaagagatcttgttggagaatccatcatggtgagctcgcctatcaaactaccaaggtcttccaagaagaatgtggcttgcctccataggcacaatatcacatagaacttgatcttcatatttgccaatggagaaattaatcaacacttgctggttcactaccaattcaccactattacttagccattggagtttatatggtcttgcatgtggttgtagtcttgaggttgagtttggtgaccaacctagtgcttgccacattggtgcaacttccaccatcaatgatcatagagcatgtctttccttgaataaggcagcgggtatgaaaaatattttctctttggtcctcctcatgctccttggcttggctttccaataatctcctaaccaccaagagatctccatcttgcgcataggctgctccatcattttcttcatcgcttgaggaagaggaatgagaagaaatttcttcactagagatactcccattatccctcaccaccatagtcttcttattcaggcattcggatgcaatatgaccttttcccaaacacctaaaacacttgatatccctactctttgaAGTGGAAGAAGAGctagtaggaataggcttcttaatgcttgcttcctccttagaatttgaagaagaaccctccttctttggcttgtccttccaacttgaagagtagtttggagaagattatttcttcataacgccctttctctttaattgttgctctattttcattgcttgatgcactaagtcgtcaagctccacataatgttgtaactccacaatgtctccaatgtctcggtttaggccatggagaaaccgagccatggtagcttccctatcctccacaatattggccATAATCAAAGtcacctccatctccttgtagtaatcatccacactcctactcccttgggtgagtctttgcaatttgttgtgcaattccctatggtagtgggaaggcacaaatctccttctcatcaaagtcttcatttcgtcccaagtgttgataggatgctctccataccttcttctctccttttgcaattgatcccaccaaattaaggcataatcggtgaactcaagggcagccacctttactttctttgcatcattgtaattgtggcatgagaaaatttgttctattttcatctcccatgcaagatatgtttcaggatcattc
This window contains:
- the LOC122033362 gene encoding U-box domain-containing protein 33-like, yielding MESQSTSRSGSSAGFSTYSGSRSSLKEIDDDQQMPDGSRLKNEGGGENEDDKIHVAVERDFKLGKENLVWVIKNTPKTKTIVIVHVNVPAMFIPLRSWIPAQQLREQEIYAFRQSEKAKMEKALNKYVQRCSALKEVQAEKLVIEADDVGSGIVQLIAQHKITNLVMGAAADKNYSRKMREPRSKKALIVQKQADPSCKILFVCKGNLICTREASPVAYGNILTSRVILSATTQPSGNSNPNTSPTHGHLLNFIPDSAQEELSQPSISTIPGSSMMDLPCDNHTESSSGSRDGIVIDLFDVVSRSVRSSVTDEIPCTSSSISIAKDQKNVGSFVLASPHGFEAPLQLSTSNSDMDGATLNDELYNDLRHAVVEANNLTHAAKEEALRHQKAVRDLHGAAEKIKAVEDLYTTEMEQRKDIEDMLSKETRRVEEIMKQRNEMFEQLCKTLEKKAALEQEVIDVKHKTKDLEKKLSDTHYLLITLQSENVELRKERDNAVREAEKLHHQIEELERRIQGADIFCDFSYSELQQATNNFDESYKIREGGYGIVYKGTLGQKTVAIKKLNSQVMQGQKAFHKEINVLSKLKHPNLVKLLGACPEAWALVYDFLPNGSLEDRLTCKDSSPPLTWQIRIRVAVEICSALNFLHHNKCLSVVHGDLTPAVILLDANFISKLGDYGICSLVQFNESMTLYRCTHAMGTFVYMDPEFLASGEITPLSDVYSYGIILLRLLTGRPPFGINRAVQQALDMGSLSEVLDASAGDWPYYEAEQLAHLGLRCSEITRKSRPDAGEALKMLEPLMKCLSLLELP